A single genomic interval of Eleutherodactylus coqui strain aEleCoq1 chromosome 3, aEleCoq1.hap1, whole genome shotgun sequence harbors:
- the GEMIN6 gene encoding gem-associated protein 6: protein MDTGVVTEEQQKTRTSWTDKTPPEWHAYVNKEVTVIADEKNEYQGWVATIDPVSASVVLVNFEDDQKTSVRIVMGHAIQKVDILKESDDVTEQKLLNLFNLQESSSTHSKEDVKSKKLNLKSWLQQNNIPVTEEGESERTLCVAGVLTIDPPYGPENCNSTNEIILSRVQGLIRGYMTSQ from the exons ATGGACACTGGCGTAGTGACAGAAG AGCAACAGAAGACCAGAACCAGCTGGACTGACAAGACTCCACCAGAGTGGCACGCCTATGTGAACAAAGAGGTCACGGTTATAGCCGATGAGAAGAATGAATACCAAGGTTGGGTTGCCACAATTGATCCTGTTTCTGCAAG TGTTGTACTCGTTAACTTTGAAGATGATCAGAAGACATCTGTCCGCATCGTGATGGGACACGCTATACAGAAAGTAGACATACTGAAAGAATCGGATGACGTCACGGAACAGAAACTTCTAAATCTCTTCAACCTTCAGGAAAGCAGCAGCACCCACAGCAAGGAGGATGTGAAGAGCAAAAAACTCAACCTGAAAAGCTGGCTGCAGCAGAATAACATTCCAGTAACCGAAGAGGGGGAGTCTGAGAGGACATTATGTGTTGCTGGTGTATTAACCATTGATCCTCCATATGGCCCAGAAAACTGCAACAGCACTAATGAAATCATATTGTCCCGCGTACAAGGACTCATACGGGGTTATATGACAAGCCAATAA